From the Teredinibacter turnerae T7901 genome, one window contains:
- a CDS encoding AgmX/PglI C-terminal domain-containing protein produces MTTIILRTPNLQLPWSSTIEDDRRFWKIFALLLIPFFIVSIAVPLIKVPEKKREDLEKLPPQLARVVIEKKELPKPTPVPTPEPTPEPEQEKPEPEQEQPKPEPTPAPKTEPTPEVKPTPAPAKLVEKAREAAQAEISQFADLASEMRDSFDLSEVNADVTQSTGKAAEIDRSVIAGKAKAGSGGIKTSDLSRNTGGVALSGKQNTQVDSKLTTPEGTAAIAQQQEKAGGSRSEEQMRKVMDRNKSAIFNMYNRALRKDPALEGRVVVEMVIEPDGRISSAKIVSSELGNPALEERLLARIKLINFGALDVKQTKLRYTFDLVPS; encoded by the coding sequence GTGACAACAATTATTTTGCGCACACCAAACCTCCAATTGCCTTGGAGCTCAACCATTGAGGATGACCGGCGTTTTTGGAAAATTTTTGCGCTGTTGTTGATTCCGTTTTTTATTGTCAGTATTGCGGTGCCGTTGATCAAAGTTCCGGAGAAAAAGCGGGAAGATCTCGAAAAGCTTCCTCCCCAGCTGGCACGAGTAGTTATCGAGAAAAAGGAATTGCCAAAACCAACGCCGGTGCCGACGCCTGAGCCAACGCCAGAGCCGGAGCAGGAAAAGCCGGAACCGGAACAGGAGCAACCAAAGCCAGAGCCAACGCCAGCCCCGAAAACTGAACCGACGCCCGAGGTAAAACCAACCCCGGCGCCAGCCAAGCTGGTGGAAAAAGCGCGTGAAGCGGCGCAGGCGGAAATCAGTCAGTTTGCCGATCTCGCCTCCGAGATGCGCGATTCGTTCGATCTTTCGGAAGTCAACGCGGATGTGACTCAGTCGACCGGCAAGGCCGCAGAGATTGATCGCTCTGTAATTGCAGGAAAAGCCAAAGCCGGAAGCGGTGGTATTAAAACCTCTGACTTGAGTCGCAACACCGGTGGCGTTGCTTTGTCTGGCAAGCAGAATACCCAGGTTGACAGCAAGCTCACCACACCAGAGGGAACCGCAGCTATTGCACAGCAGCAGGAAAAAGCGGGTGGCAGCCGTAGCGAAGAGCAGATGCGCAAGGTTATGGATCGCAACAAATCGGCGATCTTCAACATGTACAACCGCGCATTGCGTAAAGACCCCGCTTTGGAAGGTCGCGTTGTGGTGGAAATGGTTATTGAACCAGACGGCCGTATATCCAGTGCCAAGATCGTTTCAAGCGAATTGGGTAACCCGGCGTTAGAAGAACGTTTACTTGCCAGAATTAAGCTTATTAACTTTGGTGCTTTGGATGTGAAGCAAACCAAGTTGCGTTACACCTTCGATCTCGTCCCCTCCTGA
- a CDS encoding tetratricopeptide repeat protein yields MKPYRLIALAVAVHTLAGCAWLGLGEPNYGKTLADMSEAEIPRDPMPVEPTTMDQIEDSYRAALDVATDPAVRHQILVRLADLEMKRSEQDQLDAQTQKEFFGDAVSMYEELIKLNQERPINGELMSNERLLYRLSKAYALDGRMAASDAVLAELVESYPESAYAAEAEFRRAEQAFTYGDYEQAEKLYQQVVDAGENTPFYENAVYMHGWSEFKRGNNRAAIESFTVVLDRKLANADANLADLSSSDRNMVGDTLRVMGIVFSYLDGAEAITGIYNDLGQRHYQHLLYMQLGELYLEKKRFRDSADTFSHYIKTFPQTDYAPLFAVRAIDVLMKGNFPSEILPAKEQYVKDYGVYSSYWQSRSDDQRKMLLPQLHTYLEELSSYYHASAQDLKKQVARYQAAKANGKKPGFELPDETPQTYFLLAAGYYEQFLATFPGDEKTGEMTYLMAEANYEAGQLRPAIVAYEKVAYDLLDKEHGGEAGYAALIAMQELIDGFTVTSEADQTQLAEWRTHKINSSISFADYYPEDRRAAPVLTKAAQDVFQQGDLPRAVSIATRMTQWQPAPPASLQKTAWLVLGHSQFDLGNFNEADAAYRQVLTLLPEEDPERESVTERLAASMYKSSEQQIAAGDKMPAVAKMLQIASVAPGTTIAIKARYDAANLLMDMKNWSEAERVLLDFRTRYPEHELTATLPPKLAMIYQETEQWDKAAQQLAVMAKSGDPEVMRQSLYLSAELYEKSGDKARALEQYRSYANQYPAPFDIATEARFKLVSLYGESGESSKRYYWLKELVKADKAAGSARTDRSRYLAAMATAEFAEDDYNRFNSVKLTLPIKKSLRKKKAAMDQTLKSYRAVLDYGVAEFTTEANYRIGMLYAQLSRDLMDSQRPPGLDVLALEQYEILLEEQAYPFEEKAIDIHANNAQRAWEGLYDDGVKHSFDALAKLLPARYGKTEAQGEVSRGLH; encoded by the coding sequence GTGAAGCCGTATCGATTAATCGCGTTGGCCGTTGCAGTTCATACACTCGCGGGTTGTGCCTGGTTAGGCCTCGGTGAACCGAATTATGGAAAAACGCTTGCAGACATGAGCGAAGCGGAAATTCCCCGCGATCCAATGCCGGTGGAACCGACCACCATGGATCAGATAGAGGACAGTTATCGCGCGGCATTAGATGTTGCCACCGATCCCGCTGTGCGCCACCAGATTTTGGTGCGTTTAGCGGACCTTGAAATGAAGCGCAGCGAACAGGACCAACTGGATGCACAAACCCAAAAAGAATTTTTTGGCGATGCGGTGTCGATGTATGAAGAGCTGATCAAGCTGAATCAGGAGCGCCCAATTAACGGCGAGCTGATGTCTAACGAGCGCTTGTTGTACCGTTTGTCTAAAGCCTATGCGCTGGATGGCCGCATGGCCGCCTCCGATGCGGTATTGGCAGAATTGGTTGAGTCCTATCCGGAGTCTGCTTACGCGGCAGAAGCAGAGTTTCGTCGCGCTGAACAAGCGTTTACCTACGGCGATTACGAGCAGGCAGAAAAACTGTATCAGCAGGTGGTCGACGCCGGTGAGAACACCCCGTTTTATGAAAACGCGGTCTACATGCACGGTTGGTCGGAATTTAAGCGCGGCAATAATCGCGCAGCGATTGAATCGTTTACCGTTGTTCTCGACCGCAAGCTCGCCAATGCAGACGCGAACCTGGCAGACCTTTCCAGCAGCGATCGCAATATGGTCGGCGATACCTTGCGGGTCATGGGGATCGTATTTTCTTACCTCGATGGTGCCGAGGCGATCACCGGTATCTACAACGATCTGGGGCAGCGCCACTATCAGCACCTCCTCTATATGCAGCTCGGTGAGTTGTACCTGGAGAAAAAGCGGTTCCGCGACAGTGCCGATACCTTCAGTCACTACATAAAAACCTTTCCGCAAACCGACTACGCCCCTCTGTTTGCCGTTCGTGCAATTGATGTCTTAATGAAAGGCAATTTTCCGAGCGAGATTCTTCCTGCCAAAGAGCAATACGTAAAAGACTACGGTGTATACAGCAGTTATTGGCAGAGCCGAAGCGACGATCAGCGCAAAATGCTGTTGCCGCAATTGCATACTTATCTGGAAGAACTTTCCAGCTATTACCACGCCAGCGCGCAGGACTTGAAAAAACAGGTTGCGCGTTATCAGGCGGCAAAAGCGAATGGCAAAAAACCCGGCTTTGAACTGCCGGACGAAACACCGCAAACCTATTTTCTGTTAGCTGCAGGCTATTACGAACAATTTCTTGCCACCTTCCCCGGCGATGAAAAAACCGGTGAAATGACCTACCTGATGGCAGAGGCCAACTATGAAGCCGGTCAATTGCGTCCTGCCATTGTGGCCTACGAAAAAGTCGCTTACGACCTGCTGGACAAAGAGCACGGTGGCGAAGCGGGTTATGCGGCACTTATCGCGATGCAGGAATTAATCGACGGTTTTACTGTTACCAGCGAAGCTGATCAAACGCAGTTGGCCGAGTGGCGCACGCACAAAATTAACAGCTCCATCAGTTTTGCCGATTATTATCCGGAAGATCGCCGCGCGGCGCCGGTGTTAACCAAGGCCGCGCAGGATGTATTTCAGCAGGGCGATTTACCGCGTGCAGTGTCGATTGCCACGCGCATGACGCAATGGCAGCCCGCGCCGCCGGCGTCCCTGCAAAAAACAGCCTGGCTGGTACTCGGGCATTCGCAATTCGATCTGGGTAATTTTAACGAAGCGGATGCTGCTTACCGTCAGGTTCTGACGTTATTGCCCGAGGAAGATCCCGAGCGGGAGTCGGTGACCGAACGGCTTGCGGCCAGCATGTATAAATCCTCCGAGCAACAAATTGCCGCGGGCGACAAGATGCCAGCTGTTGCGAAAATGTTGCAAATTGCCAGCGTGGCTCCGGGCACCACCATCGCGATTAAAGCGCGTTACGACGCAGCTAACTTGCTGATGGACATGAAAAACTGGAGCGAGGCTGAGCGGGTACTGTTGGATTTCCGCACCCGCTACCCAGAGCATGAACTGACTGCCACGCTACCTCCCAAGCTGGCAATGATTTATCAGGAAACTGAACAGTGGGATAAAGCTGCACAACAACTCGCGGTAATGGCGAAATCCGGTGACCCCGAGGTGATGCGGCAATCGCTGTATTTGTCTGCCGAGCTTTACGAAAAGTCTGGCGATAAAGCGCGTGCACTGGAGCAGTACCGCAGCTACGCGAACCAGTACCCCGCGCCTTTTGATATCGCCACCGAAGCGCGCTTCAAGCTGGTGAGCTTGTACGGTGAAAGCGGTGAATCCAGTAAGCGCTATTACTGGTTGAAGGAACTGGTAAAAGCCGACAAGGCCGCCGGTAGCGCGCGCACCGATCGTTCGCGCTATCTGGCTGCGATGGCAACCGCGGAATTTGCCGAAGATGATTACAACCGATTCAACAGTGTTAAATTGACCTTGCCTATTAAGAAAAGCTTGCGCAAAAAGAAAGCCGCGATGGATCAAACTTTGAAATCCTATCGCGCGGTGCTCGATTACGGCGTTGCGGAATTTACCACCGAAGCGAATTACCGGATCGGTATGTTGTACGCGCAACTGAGTCGCGACCTGATGGACTCGCAACGTCCACCGGGGCTGGATGTGCTGGCGCTGGAGCAATACGAAATCTTGTTAGAAGAGCAAGCCTACCCGTTTGAAGAAAAAGCGATTGATATCCATGCCAACAACGCACAACGCGCATGGGAAGGCCTCTACGACGACGGTGTAAAACACAGCTTCGATGCGCTGGCCAAGTTGTTACCTGCTCGTTACGGTAAAACTGAAGCCCAGGGGGAGGTGAGTCGTGGCCTGCACTAA
- a CDS encoding tetratricopeptide repeat protein, with product MACTKRLLIIALAVVLSACEMAGKKAVDSAADETEVQSESDGTEKIAALPNPYLAQSVDVPREAAAEFNRALTAMENGDWEKAEGMLFLLTETWPNLSGPWVNLGIAQAQQKKWQDAEASFTKAINVNTLNGDAYTHLGVLYREQGKFAEAETTYLKALEVWPHNPDALRNLGILYDLYMGKLAQALAQYQLLAKILPEEDRKLKGWIIDLERRVEDAQPEAATE from the coding sequence GTGGCCTGCACTAAGCGACTGTTAATTATTGCGCTGGCAGTGGTGTTGTCCGCCTGTGAAATGGCTGGGAAAAAAGCCGTTGATTCGGCGGCGGACGAAACCGAGGTTCAGTCTGAATCGGACGGAACCGAAAAAATTGCCGCACTCCCCAACCCCTATTTAGCGCAGTCGGTGGATGTTCCTCGCGAAGCCGCCGCAGAGTTTAATCGTGCGCTGACGGCGATGGAAAATGGCGACTGGGAAAAAGCCGAAGGTATGCTGTTTCTGTTGACCGAAACCTGGCCAAACTTGTCCGGGCCCTGGGTAAATTTAGGCATTGCGCAGGCACAGCAGAAAAAATGGCAAGACGCTGAAGCAAGTTTTACAAAGGCGATTAATGTTAATACCCTCAATGGCGACGCTTATACGCATCTCGGTGTGTTGTATCGGGAGCAGGGCAAGTTTGCTGAGGCTGAAACCACTTATCTTAAAGCCCTTGAGGTGTGGCCGCACAACCCGGACGCGCTGCGCAACCTGGGCATTCTTTACGACCTCTACATGGGCAAGCTGGCACAGGCGTTAGCACAATATCAGCTTCTGGCGAAGATTTTGCCTGAAGAGGATCGTAAGCTTAAAGGTTGGATTATAGATTTGGAGCGTCGAGTTGAAGACGCTCAACCAGAGGCCGCCACAGAATGA
- a CDS encoding MotA/TolQ/ExbB proton channel family protein — MNTVVNFFQSGGPFMYPIALVLVVGLALAVERWLFLTTAKASNRRTFNRILPLLQKKDFASIVEIARQSKAPVGRIVAAGIARLQQTPRREEVEFAMEEGVMEAVPRLEKRTPYLATLANIATLLGLLGTIMGLIAAFTAVANADPAEKANLLSQSISVAMNTTAFGLMSAIPLLLAHAMLQSKTTEIIDSLEMAGVKCLNTMSNTNVFAARPRATGEVAR, encoded by the coding sequence ATGAATACAGTTGTAAATTTCTTTCAAAGCGGTGGTCCTTTTATGTATCCCATCGCGCTGGTTCTTGTGGTCGGCTTAGCGCTGGCTGTGGAGCGCTGGTTATTTTTAACAACCGCGAAGGCGAGCAACCGCCGCACGTTTAATCGCATTCTGCCTCTGCTGCAAAAAAAGGATTTTGCATCCATTGTGGAAATTGCGCGTCAGAGTAAAGCGCCGGTTGGCCGCATTGTCGCTGCTGGTATCGCCCGCTTGCAGCAAACGCCGCGTCGCGAAGAAGTGGAATTTGCGATGGAAGAAGGCGTGATGGAAGCGGTACCCCGCCTGGAAAAACGCACACCTTACCTGGCCACGCTCGCCAATATTGCAACCCTGCTTGGGCTGTTGGGAACCATTATGGGTTTGATCGCGGCGTTTACCGCAGTTGCCAACGCGGACCCAGCGGAGAAAGCCAACTTACTTTCACAAAGTATTTCTGTTGCGATGAACACCACCGCATTCGGTTTGATGTCTGCAATTCCTTTGCTGCTCGCGCACGCAATGCTGCAATCCAAAACCACCGAAATTATCGATAGCCTGGAAATGGCTGGCGTTAAATGTTTAAACACCATGAGCAACACCAACGTGTTTGCTGCGCGTCCTCGCGCCACCGGTGAAGTAGCCCGGTAA
- a CDS encoding tetratricopeptide repeat protein, whose translation MGAVTRFYLQLFLLCSIAVSSSAIAEKDEPLTHVADLRYGVALYHYYQSEYLDGLTELLIAKERGGIQGHGDNPDIMEGGFALAYGLERYAADIFTDVLDGNVPENAQVAAWYYLARMRYMRGDWSGADYSLEQVAKIASRDKKSTRNIESDLSAQKVNLLIKQNDFAGAEDELKRDKVDEDWLPYLQFNLASLAARQQNFADAIKYYKKLADKEFPTEEYRALYDKAMTAAGYCFLLTGEHRKAMRQFSKVRLESPLVGRALLGYGWAATEIGLYREALSAWQKLAQADLVDENSQEALMAVPYAYEKMSLDGIALQQYKTAVSGFEAEIARLDDVIANLSGDSLLEALEIESADGIDWLNYQEKNQLSPTSTYLVALYAREDFQMRIQQMRELLTLQKNNREWQSKMAFYSAMLDERAADRDNKSGLLAKDKLAWQISDLEDARKNLSQQIERIGAEKDYFALAQGDEADLIKRTERSLARVPYLRDEDPFIEDSAEALRRYYGILLWQASEKFTDRLWRAVKTLNSLDSTIVELKKNYHAVEDILQSAPDLAPYRARINDAQVKLEAQSAEVDLAVAAAKADLRTQVVGTLSQQRDRIQSYLAQSRLSVARLYDKSLKHSDVRVLEQKTEAEMERDK comes from the coding sequence ATGGGAGCTGTAACGCGCTTTTACCTCCAGCTGTTTCTGCTTTGCTCTATTGCTGTTAGCTCGAGCGCGATCGCTGAGAAAGACGAACCTCTTACCCACGTAGCGGACCTGCGGTATGGCGTTGCGCTCTATCACTATTATCAGTCCGAATACCTGGATGGGTTGACGGAATTACTGATTGCGAAAGAGCGCGGCGGTATTCAGGGGCACGGTGATAACCCGGATATTATGGAAGGCGGGTTCGCGCTTGCTTATGGTCTGGAGCGCTATGCTGCAGATATTTTTACAGATGTGCTCGACGGCAATGTCCCGGAAAATGCACAGGTGGCGGCCTGGTATTATCTGGCGCGCATGCGCTATATGCGGGGCGACTGGAGCGGGGCGGATTATTCCCTCGAGCAGGTGGCGAAAATTGCCAGCCGCGATAAAAAAAGTACCCGCAATATTGAAAGTGACCTTTCCGCGCAAAAAGTTAATTTGCTGATCAAACAAAACGACTTTGCAGGCGCCGAGGACGAACTTAAGCGCGATAAGGTGGATGAAGACTGGCTGCCGTATTTGCAATTCAATCTCGCCTCTCTCGCTGCGCGGCAACAGAATTTCGCCGACGCCATCAAATACTACAAGAAGCTGGCGGACAAAGAATTCCCGACTGAAGAATATCGCGCGCTCTACGATAAGGCGATGACCGCCGCCGGTTATTGCTTTCTGTTGACTGGCGAGCACCGCAAGGCAATGCGGCAGTTTTCCAAAGTCCGCCTGGAAAGTCCGCTGGTTGGGCGCGCCCTGCTTGGCTATGGGTGGGCGGCAACGGAAATTGGCCTGTACCGAGAAGCGTTGAGTGCCTGGCAAAAGCTGGCGCAAGCTGACCTGGTGGATGAAAACAGCCAGGAAGCCCTGATGGCCGTGCCCTATGCTTACGAGAAAATGTCGCTCGACGGTATCGCCCTGCAACAATATAAAACTGCGGTGAGCGGGTTTGAGGCGGAGATTGCCCGGCTCGACGATGTGATTGCCAACCTGAGTGGCGATAGTCTTCTGGAAGCCCTCGAAATCGAATCGGCGGATGGTATCGACTGGCTCAACTACCAGGAAAAAAACCAGCTTTCCCCCACCAGTACCTACCTCGTTGCGTTGTATGCGCGTGAAGACTTTCAGATGCGTATTCAACAGATGCGCGAGCTCCTGACTCTGCAGAAAAATAATCGCGAGTGGCAGAGCAAAATGGCATTTTACTCCGCCATGCTGGATGAACGCGCGGCAGACCGCGACAATAAATCCGGTTTGCTGGCAAAAGATAAACTGGCCTGGCAGATTTCTGATTTGGAAGACGCGCGCAAGAATCTTTCGCAGCAGATCGAGCGCATTGGGGCCGAAAAAGATTATTTCGCCTTAGCTCAGGGCGACGAGGCGGACCTGATCAAACGCACCGAACGCTCGCTCGCACGGGTGCCGTATTTGCGTGATGAAGACCCGTTTATTGAAGACTCCGCCGAAGCCTTGCGGCGCTATTACGGTATTTTATTGTGGCAAGCCTCGGAAAAATTTACTGACCGTTTATGGCGTGCGGTTAAAACGCTCAACAGTCTCGACAGTACAATTGTTGAGTTGAAAAAGAATTATCACGCGGTTGAAGACATTCTTCAGTCCGCACCCGATCTGGCCCCTTACCGCGCGCGCATTAACGACGCCCAAGTCAAACTTGAAGCGCAGAGTGCCGAAGTCGATCTGGCTGTCGCCGCTGCGAAAGCAGATCTGCGGACTCAGGTCGTGGGTACCTTGAGTCAGCAACGCGACCGGATTCAAAGTTATCTGGCGCAAAGTCGCCTGTCGGTGGCCCGCCTGTACGACAAGTCTCTCAAACACTCGGATGTGCGAGTGCTCGAACAAAAAACCGAAGCAGAGATGGAGCGCGATAAGTGA
- a CDS encoding LuxR C-terminal-related transcriptional regulator: MIKILIVSDIKIYREGLRQILSAKNSTEVIAAVSCSHDDIAPYYSHRPHVVLLDMTTSTSCEIATEISQLPTPVAVVALGVGSDEPNIVSYAKAGISCYVSREASVDELMAAIKDAAQGECHCPPEIAGVLLNTLRTAPLREVYQPDPENKNETHVKHAAASIAEGQAFYWCLTPRERQVIGLLAEGQSNKQISRTLCIELSTVKNHVHNLLIKLKAKNRAHAAYLLQASMAEIFDSASISREATEMHFRRSNTTPS; the protein is encoded by the coding sequence ATGATCAAAATTCTTATCGTGTCTGATATAAAAATATATCGCGAAGGGCTGCGTCAGATTCTGTCGGCAAAAAACTCGACTGAGGTAATCGCAGCGGTAAGCTGCAGCCACGACGACATTGCTCCCTACTATTCGCACAGGCCTCACGTTGTTCTGTTGGATATGACCACCAGTACCAGCTGCGAAATCGCAACCGAAATAAGTCAGTTACCAACACCTGTCGCGGTGGTTGCGTTAGGTGTAGGTAGCGATGAACCCAATATCGTGAGTTATGCGAAAGCTGGGATAAGCTGCTACGTGTCGCGCGAGGCGAGCGTGGATGAATTGATGGCCGCGATTAAAGACGCCGCGCAGGGCGAATGCCATTGTCCGCCGGAAATAGCCGGAGTGCTGCTCAATACCTTGCGCACCGCGCCCCTGCGCGAGGTTTACCAACCAGATCCAGAAAACAAAAACGAAACACATGTTAAGCATGCTGCTGCCTCTATTGCCGAAGGGCAGGCGTTCTACTGGTGCTTAACTCCCCGCGAGCGGCAAGTGATTGGCTTGTTGGCCGAGGGGCAGTCCAACAAACAAATTTCCCGTACCTTGTGTATTGAACTCTCGACAGTTAAAAATCACGTACACAATTTACTTATCAAGTTAAAAGCAAAAAATCGCGCTCACGCCGCTTATTTGTTGCAGGCGTCTATGGCTGAAATTTTTGATAGTGCCTCTATTTCCCGTGAAGCCACAGAAATGCACTTCAGACGCAGTAACACTACGCCTTCATAG
- a CDS encoding ExbD/TolR family protein: MRQSVHAKRMARNNKRHKGVPKLNLVSLMDIFTILVFFLLVNSSDVEVLQSNKDIKLPESIAEKKPEETLVVTVTTDALLVGGRKVADLAAIERDKASEITPLKDELEYLAKRKPYADKEAEEAGRDVTIMGDKTIPYNLLKKIMTTCAKADYRNISLAVSQVPDEAVADSPAVGG, translated from the coding sequence ATGAGACAATCAGTACACGCTAAGCGCATGGCGCGCAATAACAAGCGGCATAAAGGCGTACCCAAGTTAAATCTGGTCTCGCTGATGGACATCTTTACCATTCTGGTGTTCTTCCTGTTGGTGAATTCGTCGGATGTCGAAGTGTTGCAGTCCAACAAGGATATTAAACTGCCCGAATCGATTGCCGAGAAAAAGCCGGAAGAAACACTGGTGGTGACGGTTACCACAGACGCGCTCTTGGTCGGTGGTCGTAAAGTGGCAGACCTCGCCGCGATTGAGCGCGATAAAGCGAGCGAAATCACCCCATTGAAAGACGAGTTGGAATACCTCGCCAAACGCAAACCCTATGCAGACAAGGAAGCAGAGGAAGCCGGCCGCGATGTGACCATCATGGGGGATAAAACCATTCCCTATAATCTGCTTAAAAAAATTATGACCACGTGCGCCAAAGCGGATTACCGCAATATTTCGCTTGCGGTCAGCCAGGTTCCCGATGAGGCCGTCGCAGACAGCCCGGCAGTGGGAGGTTGA
- a CDS encoding ExbD/TolR family protein, translating to MRIKRSRNQEADLDITSFMNLMIILVPVLLMSMVFSHVTVLDLTLPDVASSSAPASENPINDGIELVIEPDELVVNYPAGAPLKRIPKIADAENGEQVHDFETLSLTLQELKRVLKSNGKEKRDILILSQPDTDYQTIVKAMDTVRSFKTVVAASLVNAELFPAISLGDAPVEEASDLPGAQQ from the coding sequence ATGCGAATAAAACGATCAAGAAATCAGGAAGCGGATCTCGATATTACATCGTTTATGAACCTGATGATTATTCTGGTGCCGGTGCTGTTGATGAGTATGGTGTTTTCACACGTGACTGTACTCGATCTGACGTTGCCTGACGTTGCCTCCTCCTCAGCACCCGCATCGGAAAACCCAATAAATGATGGCATCGAGCTGGTGATCGAACCAGACGAACTGGTAGTGAACTATCCTGCTGGCGCGCCGTTAAAACGCATCCCTAAAATTGCTGACGCGGAGAATGGCGAGCAGGTGCACGACTTCGAAACGCTCTCCCTCACGCTTCAGGAACTAAAGCGAGTGCTCAAATCCAACGGTAAGGAGAAGAGAGATATTCTTATTCTTTCGCAGCCGGATACCGACTACCAAACCATTGTTAAAGCCATGGATACTGTGCGCAGTTTCAAAACTGTGGTTGCGGCATCGCTGGTCAATGCGGAACTGTTCCCTGCTATTTCTCTCGGTGATGCACCGGTAGAAGAAGCCTCAGATTTACCGGGGGCACAGCAATGA